Sequence from the Bacteroidota bacterium genome:
GGATGCCGGTTGAAGGCAGCCATTTTGCTGTTTCCGTTCCGGCCATAAAGAGATCCGCGATACGATCCGGTTCTATCGGCAATAGTTTCCGGTGTTAAAAAGTGTTCAAAAACTATATAATCTTCTATATTGGTTTCCAGCATCCGGTTAATTTTGTTAACAATATGTCGCCGGGTATCTGAAATGATCCGGGTCCAGTCTTGTCCTAAATCGGGAGGGACATTGATCATAACAAA
This genomic interval carries:
- a CDS encoding phytoene desaturase; this encodes FVMINVPPDLGQDWTRIISDTRRHIVNKINRMLETNIEDYIVFEHFLTPETIADRTGSYRGSLYGRNGNSKMAAFNRHPNQIRKFKYLFFTGGSVHPGGGIPICLSSAKIVANEILKKTH